A DNA window from Pseudomonas wuhanensis contains the following coding sequences:
- the tssH gene encoding type VI secretion system ATPase TssH, with translation MELASLIGRLNPDNRRALERAAQRCLQRGHHYVEIEHLLLELLDIEGGDFAYLLPRFGLERDALTAEINKALELFKSGSTRTPALSAQTIGLLEDAVVQASVLGLESIRSGLLLLALLDRDERRSLLLNSASSLLKIPREALRSNLLEWTENSREHVGGTRPVNAGKPQPKQDSVLDQFTQDLTADAHAGRIDPIVGRDGEIRQCIDILLRRRQNNPILVGAPGVGKTAVVEGLALRIAAGDVPPSLQEVSLRVLDLGLLQAGAGVKGEFEQRLKGVIDAVRSADKPIILFIDEAHTLIGAGGAEGGSDAANLLKPALARGELRTLAATTWLEYKKYFEKDPALARRFQLVQVEEPDETTAVEMLRGVAAKLEQHHGVQVLDAAIHEAVKLSHRYISGRQLPDKAISVLDTACARVALGQHDVPPPLESLRHRQQSLKDEVERLRREQATGLDHRERITLLETESVGNVQAIRELETRWNEERIAVRELLETRRELLTLSERADNDKPDEATDSRIDHLAAELVRLEAGLDAIRQDDPLVPEQVDAKTVAAVIAGWTGIPVGKMLADEAHAVRTLGQRMGQRVMGQSTALNTIAQRLQAYRAGLTDPQKPVGVFLLVGPTGVGKTETAYALADALYGGERNLISINLSEYQEAHTVSQLKGAPPGYVGYGSGGVLTEAVRRKPYSVVLLDEIEKAHPDVLEAFYNVFDKGVMEDGTGLVVDFKNTVMLATSNVGAELLLDTPTAQLGTDAFNEALHKVLLKAFRPAFLARMTVVAYRPLDEVTLEGIVLAKLEKLRGRYKAATGKQFEFDAGIVQAVLAKCSAAGARDVENVLMTQVTGKLAEWVLE, from the coding sequence ATGGAACTGGCCAGCCTGATCGGACGCCTCAACCCGGACAACCGCCGCGCCCTCGAACGGGCCGCGCAACGTTGCCTGCAACGGGGTCATCATTACGTCGAAATCGAACACCTGCTGCTTGAGCTGCTGGACATCGAGGGCGGTGACTTCGCTTACTTGCTGCCGCGCTTCGGTTTGGAACGCGATGCCCTGACGGCGGAAATCAACAAGGCCCTGGAACTGTTCAAATCCGGCAGCACCCGCACCCCGGCGCTCTCGGCGCAAACCATCGGCCTGCTCGAAGACGCAGTGGTTCAGGCCAGCGTGCTTGGCCTGGAAAGCATCCGCTCCGGCTTGCTGCTGTTGGCCTTGCTCGACCGCGACGAACGCCGCAGCCTGCTGCTCAATAGCGCCTCGTCGCTGTTGAAAATTCCGCGGGAAGCCTTGCGCAGCAACCTGCTGGAATGGACCGAAAACTCTCGCGAACACGTCGGCGGTACACGACCCGTCAATGCTGGCAAGCCGCAGCCGAAACAAGACTCGGTGCTCGATCAGTTCACCCAGGACCTGACCGCCGACGCTCATGCCGGGCGCATCGACCCCATCGTCGGCCGCGACGGCGAGATTCGCCAGTGCATCGACATCCTGCTCAGGCGGCGACAGAACAACCCGATCCTGGTCGGCGCGCCGGGCGTGGGCAAGACAGCTGTGGTCGAAGGCCTGGCCCTGCGCATTGCCGCCGGCGATGTACCGCCGTCATTGCAGGAAGTCAGCCTGCGGGTACTCGACCTCGGTTTGTTACAGGCCGGGGCCGGGGTCAAAGGCGAGTTCGAGCAACGGCTCAAAGGCGTGATTGACGCGGTGCGCAGCGCCGACAAACCAATCATTCTATTCATCGACGAAGCCCACACGCTGATTGGCGCTGGCGGCGCGGAAGGCGGCAGCGACGCGGCCAACCTGCTCAAACCGGCGCTGGCCCGTGGTGAGTTGCGCACCCTCGCCGCCACGACCTGGCTTGAGTACAAAAAATATTTCGAGAAAGACCCGGCCCTGGCCCGGCGTTTTCAGTTGGTGCAAGTCGAGGAGCCGGACGAAACCACCGCCGTGGAAATGCTCCGTGGCGTGGCCGCGAAACTGGAACAGCATCACGGCGTGCAGGTGCTGGACGCGGCGATCCACGAAGCGGTGAAACTGTCCCATCGCTACATCTCCGGGCGCCAATTGCCGGACAAGGCCATCAGCGTGCTCGACACCGCGTGTGCCCGGGTCGCCCTCGGCCAGCATGACGTGCCGCCACCGCTGGAAAGCCTGCGCCATCGCCAGCAAAGCCTCAAAGACGAAGTCGAACGCCTGCGTCGCGAACAAGCCACCGGGCTCGATCACCGGGAACGCATCACCCTGCTGGAAACCGAATCCGTGGGTAACGTGCAGGCCATTCGCGAACTGGAAACCCGCTGGAACGAAGAACGGATTGCCGTGCGCGAACTGCTGGAAACCCGCCGCGAGCTGCTCACCTTGAGCGAGCGCGCCGACAACGACAAACCGGACGAAGCCACCGACAGCCGCATCGATCATCTGGCTGCTGAATTGGTGCGACTCGAGGCCGGTCTGGACGCCATTCGCCAGGACGATCCGCTCGTGCCAGAACAGGTCGACGCCAAAACCGTGGCCGCCGTGATCGCCGGCTGGACCGGCATACCCGTAGGCAAGATGCTCGCCGACGAAGCCCACGCCGTACGCACCCTCGGCCAGCGCATGGGCCAGCGGGTCATGGGCCAAAGCACCGCGCTGAACACCATCGCCCAACGCCTGCAAGCCTACCGCGCCGGCCTCACCGACCCGCAAAAACCGGTCGGCGTATTCCTGCTGGTCGGCCCCACGGGCGTGGGCAAAACCGAAACAGCTTATGCGTTGGCCGACGCGCTCTACGGCGGCGAACGCAACCTGATCAGCATCAATCTTTCGGAATACCAGGAAGCCCACACCGTCAGCCAACTAAAAGGCGCCCCGCCCGGCTACGTCGGCTATGGCAGCGGTGGCGTGCTCACCGAAGCGGTGCGGCGCAAACCCTATTCGGTGGTGCTGCTCGACGAAATCGAAAAGGCCCACCCGGATGTGCTCGAAGCCTTTTACAACGTCTTCGACAAAGGCGTCATGGAAGACGGCACCGGGTTGGTGGTGGATTTCAAAAACACTGTGATGTTGGCCACCAGCAACGTCGGGGCTGAGTTGCTGCTCGACACACCGACCGCGCAACTGGGCACCGATGCCTTCAATGAAGCGCTGCATAAAGTGCTGCTGAAAGCGTTTCGACCAGCGTTTCTGGCACGCATGACGGTGGTGGCGTATCGGCCGCTGGATGAGGTGACGCTGGAAGGGATTGTGTTGGCGAAGCTGGAGAAATTGCGTGGGCGGTATAAGGCTGCGACCGGGAAGCAGTTTGAGTTCGATGCCGGGATTGTGCAGGCGGTGTTGGCCAAGTGCAGTGCGGCGGGTGCGAGGGATGTTGAGAACGTGTTGATGACTCAGGTGACTGGGAAACTGGCGGAGTGGGTGTTGGAGTGA
- a CDS encoding dual specificity protein phosphatase family protein: MDNELKLRLEKLAIEMETYRTRSLPIVIHCNHGRTRSVICVAVYLMYIHEISAEDALASIQAAFIAADDAHYDAPGERVDRALKMYEALNGTAPIRRSARSASKKICTGNCG; this comes from the coding sequence ATGGACAACGAGCTTAAGCTTCGCCTGGAGAAGCTTGCAATAGAAATGGAAACCTATCGAACGCGCAGCCTCCCTATAGTCATACACTGCAATCACGGACGAACAAGATCCGTCATATGTGTTGCTGTGTATTTGATGTACATTCATGAAATTAGCGCCGAAGACGCTTTAGCGTCTATACAAGCAGCATTTATAGCGGCTGACGATGCCCACTACGACGCCCCCGGAGAAAGAGTAGATAGAGCTCTAAAGATGTATGAAGCATTGAATGGCACAGCGCCCATTAGACGCAGTGCTCGTTCAGCCAGTAAAAAAATATGCACAGGAAACTGTGGCTGA
- the tssI gene encoding type VI secretion system tip protein VgrG produces MPRTTDSNTSLSLCAASLSALYPESLSGEEVLNALGSHTLAGLNDGVSLTLTNAVATHVTTTLHNDALTRPMDALVAEIRQLPADATAERYQLVLRPWLWWLTLASNNRVFQNLSTSDIVTTIFKAHGFTDFLLKLSGSYTPREYCVQYGETDFAFVSRLLEEEGIFWFFTHEDGKHTLVLGDSNDAFVPIPNGPKVNYLGQQMGERELHGIRSGEVCVQAVAGVYRATDYEFTTPTTSLYSQAEAVAGPRSMYEHPGSYNAKARGDALTKQRVDGLRSQEKRFVGESDCRWLVPGHWFTLAGHDDSTLNIDWVVTAVTHEASHDDYRNRFEAIPKATPFRPVRTTPKPRMHTQTAMVVGKSGEEIWTDEYGRIKLQFPWDRDGKNDEASSCWVRVVLPWSGKGFGMQFVPRIGQEVIVTFIDGDPDRPLVTGCVYNGDNALPYALPANQTQSGIKTQSSKGGGGFNELRFEDKKDAEEVFLQAQKDLKINVLNNTTATVGHDETLTVQNARTRTVKDGDETVTLEKGKRSVTIQTGSDTLDVKDSRTVTVGADQTHSTGGNYTHKVTGDYSLTVDGNLTIKVTGTLTLQSGGSFTIKSGADLAAEASTSISQKAGTSLSNQAGTSLENKAGTTMTNDAGISLTNKGAASQTVDGGGMLTIKGGLVQVN; encoded by the coding sequence ATGCCCCGCACCACCGACAGCAACACCAGCCTCTCCCTCTGCGCCGCCTCGCTGTCGGCGCTTTACCCTGAGTCGCTGTCCGGTGAAGAGGTCCTCAACGCCCTAGGCTCGCACACCCTCGCCGGCCTCAACGACGGCGTCTCCCTCACCCTGACCAATGCCGTCGCCACCCACGTCACCACCACCCTGCACAACGACGCCCTCACCCGTCCAATGGACGCCCTGGTCGCCGAAATCCGCCAACTCCCCGCCGATGCCACCGCCGAGCGCTATCAGCTTGTACTACGGCCATGGCTGTGGTGGCTGACCCTGGCCAGCAACAACCGCGTATTCCAGAACCTCAGCACCTCTGACATCGTCACCACGATTTTCAAGGCTCATGGTTTTACCGATTTCCTGCTAAAGCTCAGCGGCAGCTACACCCCGCGCGAATACTGCGTCCAATACGGCGAAACCGATTTCGCCTTCGTTTCGCGGTTGCTGGAAGAAGAAGGCATCTTCTGGTTCTTCACCCACGAGGACGGCAAGCACACGCTGGTACTGGGTGACAGCAACGATGCCTTCGTGCCCATCCCCAATGGGCCAAAGGTGAATTATCTCGGTCAACAAATGGGCGAGCGTGAATTGCACGGCATCCGCTCCGGAGAGGTCTGCGTGCAGGCGGTGGCCGGGGTGTACCGGGCGACGGATTACGAGTTCACCACCCCGACCACCTCGCTCTACAGCCAGGCCGAAGCAGTCGCCGGGCCGCGGTCGATGTACGAGCACCCGGGCAGCTACAATGCCAAGGCGCGCGGCGATGCGCTGACCAAGCAGCGCGTCGACGGGTTGCGCAGTCAGGAGAAGCGTTTTGTCGGTGAGAGCGACTGCCGCTGGCTCGTGCCGGGGCACTGGTTCACCCTCGCCGGGCACGATGATTCGACGTTGAACATCGATTGGGTGGTGACGGCGGTCACTCATGAAGCCAGCCACGATGACTATCGAAACCGCTTCGAAGCGATCCCGAAAGCCACGCCCTTCCGCCCGGTGCGGACAACGCCCAAACCGCGAATGCACACCCAGACCGCCATGGTCGTCGGCAAGTCGGGCGAAGAAATCTGGACCGACGAATACGGCCGGATCAAGTTGCAGTTCCCCTGGGATCGCGATGGCAAGAACGACGAAGCCAGTTCCTGCTGGGTGCGGGTGGTGCTGCCCTGGAGCGGCAAGGGTTTCGGCATGCAATTCGTGCCGCGCATCGGTCAGGAAGTGATCGTGACGTTTATCGATGGCGATCCGGATCGACCGCTGGTGACCGGTTGCGTCTACAACGGTGACAACGCCCTGCCCTACGCGCTGCCGGCGAATCAGACCCAGTCCGGGATCAAGACCCAATCGTCCAAGGGTGGCGGCGGTTTCAACGAGTTGCGCTTCGAGGACAAGAAGGACGCCGAAGAGGTGTTTTTGCAGGCGCAGAAGGACCTGAAGATCAATGTGCTCAACAACACCACCGCCACTGTCGGCCATGACGAAACCCTCACCGTGCAGAACGCTCGCACGCGCACGGTCAAGGACGGCGACGAGACCGTCACCCTGGAGAAAGGCAAACGCAGCGTGACCATCCAGACCGGCAGCGACACGCTCGATGTAAAGGACAGTCGCACGGTGACCGTGGGGGCGGACCAGACCCACAGCACCGGTGGCAATTACACGCACAAGGTCACCGGCGATTACAGCCTGACGGTGGACGGCAACCTGACCATCAAAGTAACTGGCACCCTGACCCTGCAAAGTGGCGGCAGTTTCACGATCAAGAGCGGCGCCGATCTGGCGGCCGAGGCCAGTACGTCGATCAGCCAGAAGGCCGGAACGTCCCTGAGCAATCAGGCCGGCACCTCGTTGGAGAACAAGGCCGGCACGACCATGACCAACGATGCCGGGATCAGCCTGACCAACAAGGGCGCCGCTTCGCAGACCGTGGATGGCGGCGGCATGCTGACCATCAAGGGTGGTCTGGTGCAGGTCAACTGA
- a CDS encoding toxin-antitoxin system YwqK family antitoxin: MAITPLDLQQNDKHLKGRLLDGQLDGALNIKDDGRVQADLHYSQGELQGTTLLYHPNGKVSAQLPFVHDKLQGVASFYAPEGSLQRKATYRRGLLHGEAFNYFPDGQLAEAEFYRNGVRDGRYQRFHPNGKPAVEAHYLNGQLLEPEQGFAADGRPLDAEGKPISRVRWWFRRWSDPAQA; encoded by the coding sequence ATGGCCATCACGCCACTGGATTTGCAGCAGAACGATAAACACCTCAAAGGTCGCTTGCTCGATGGCCAGCTCGACGGTGCACTGAACATCAAGGATGACGGGCGCGTGCAAGCTGATTTGCACTACAGCCAGGGCGAACTGCAAGGCACCACTTTGCTTTACCACCCCAATGGCAAGGTCTCGGCGCAGCTGCCGTTTGTCCATGACAAGCTGCAGGGGGTTGCCAGTTTCTATGCCCCCGAAGGCAGCCTGCAGCGCAAGGCGACTTACCGCCGAGGGCTGCTGCATGGCGAGGCGTTCAATTACTTTCCCGATGGGCAACTGGCGGAGGCCGAGTTCTATCGCAATGGCGTTCGCGACGGGCGTTATCAGCGCTTTCATCCCAACGGCAAACCCGCCGTCGAGGCCCATTATCTCAATGGCCAGTTGCTGGAGCCGGAACAGGGCTTCGCCGCCGATGGGCGACCGCTGGATGCCGAGGGTAAACCGATCTCAAGGGTTCGCTGGTGGTTCAGGCGCTGGAGTGATCCTGCCCAAGCCTGA
- a CDS encoding DUF4280 domain-containing protein, which translates to MGCPQVCATATLQCSFGAAPAVLNVLPVNRTLTGGMPAANIMDHIPLVNVMPFGTCMSMANPMVAAATAAALGVLTPMPCIPATATPWIPGGAPTLLLGGMPAIDANSTLMCNWAGVIKIVMPGQMQMLIP; encoded by the coding sequence ATGGGCTGTCCGCAAGTTTGCGCCACCGCGACCCTGCAATGCAGTTTCGGCGCGGCGCCAGCGGTACTCAACGTGCTGCCGGTGAATCGCACGCTGACTGGGGGCATGCCGGCGGCGAACATCATGGACCACATTCCGCTGGTGAACGTCATGCCGTTCGGCACGTGCATGAGCATGGCCAACCCGATGGTCGCGGCCGCCACCGCCGCAGCGCTTGGCGTACTGACACCGATGCCCTGCATCCCGGCCACCGCCACCCCCTGGATTCCCGGCGGCGCACCGACCCTGCTGCTGGGCGGCATGCCGGCCATCGATGCCAACAGCACCTTGATGTGCAACTGGGCTGGGGTGATCAAAATCGTCATGCCGGGGCAGATGCAGATGCTGATTCCCTGA
- a CDS encoding phosphotransferase family protein, protein MALTDQSTRIRSGEELDASLIDPYLKAHIPGLSGLPVISQFPGGASNLTYLLEYPEQEFVLRRPPFGHKAKSAHDMGREFRILNQLRDGFPYCPKAYVHCTDESVIGAEFYVMERVKGIILRAELPPELGLDSAKTEALCKSFIDKFVELHRVDYKAYGLGDLGKPEGYVARQIKGWSERYEKALTPDAPKWEAVKAWLNDKMPADHPTSSIVHNDYRFDNVILDPENPMQIIGVLDWELTTLGDPLMDLGNTLAYWIEADDPAPVQLMRRQPSHAPGMLTRREFVDYYAERAGIQIDNFDFYYTYGLFRLAGIVQQIYYRFFHGQTQDKRFAQFIHMNKLLEQMSLQVIQKSSL, encoded by the coding sequence ATGGCGCTTACTGACCAGTCCACCCGTATCCGCTCCGGCGAAGAACTCGATGCCAGCCTGATCGATCCGTACCTCAAGGCGCACATTCCGGGCCTGAGTGGCTTGCCTGTGATCAGCCAGTTTCCGGGCGGTGCGTCGAACCTGACTTACCTGCTCGAATACCCCGAACAGGAATTCGTCCTGCGTCGGCCGCCGTTCGGTCACAAGGCCAAGTCCGCCCATGACATGGGCCGCGAATTCCGCATCCTCAATCAGCTGCGGGACGGTTTCCCCTATTGCCCCAAAGCCTACGTGCACTGCACCGACGAATCGGTGATCGGCGCCGAGTTTTATGTGATGGAACGGGTCAAGGGCATCATCCTGCGCGCCGAACTGCCGCCGGAACTGGGGCTCGATTCGGCGAAGACCGAAGCCCTGTGCAAGAGCTTCATCGACAAATTCGTGGAACTGCACCGGGTCGACTACAAGGCCTATGGCCTGGGCGACCTCGGCAAACCCGAAGGTTATGTAGCGCGGCAAATCAAAGGCTGGAGCGAGCGCTACGAAAAAGCCCTGACCCCGGATGCGCCAAAGTGGGAAGCGGTAAAGGCCTGGCTCAACGACAAGATGCCGGCCGATCACCCGACGTCGAGCATCGTCCACAACGACTACCGCTTCGACAACGTGATCCTCGATCCCGAGAACCCGATGCAGATCATTGGCGTGCTGGATTGGGAGTTGACCACCCTCGGCGACCCGCTGATGGACCTGGGCAACACCCTCGCCTACTGGATCGAAGCCGACGACCCGGCGCCGGTGCAACTGATGCGCCGCCAGCCAAGCCACGCTCCCGGCATGCTGACCCGCCGTGAGTTCGTCGATTACTACGCCGAGCGCGCCGGCATCCAGATCGACAACTTCGACTTCTACTACACCTACGGCCTGTTCCGTCTGGCCGGCATCGTGCAGCAGATCTACTACCGCTTCTTCCATGGTCAGACCCAGGACAAACGCTTCGCGCAGTTCATTCACATGAACAAACTGCTGGAGCAGATGAGCTTGCAGGTCATTCAGAAATCCAGCCTCTGA
- a CDS encoding SDR family oxidoreductase codes for MSKTQLFDLDGKIAFVSGASRGIGEAIAKLLAQQGAHVIVSSRKLDGCQHVADAIIAAGGKATAIACHIGEMEQITQVFAAIREQFGRLDILVNNAATNPQFCNVLDTDLSAFQKTVDVNIRGYFFMSVEAGKLMREHGGGSIINVASINGISPGIFQGIYSVTKAAVINMTKVFAKECAQFGIRCNALLPGLTDTKFASALVKNDAILQTALQQIPLKRVADPSEMAGAVLYLASDASSYTTGVSLNVDGGFLS; via the coding sequence ATGTCAAAGACTCAGTTGTTCGACCTCGACGGCAAGATCGCTTTCGTCTCAGGTGCCAGTCGCGGCATTGGTGAAGCCATCGCCAAACTGCTGGCGCAGCAAGGCGCCCACGTGATCGTTTCGAGCCGCAAGCTCGACGGCTGCCAGCACGTCGCCGACGCAATCATCGCCGCCGGCGGCAAGGCCACCGCCATTGCTTGCCACATCGGTGAGATGGAACAGATCACCCAGGTCTTCGCCGCCATCCGCGAACAATTCGGGCGCTTGGACATCCTGGTCAACAACGCCGCGACCAACCCGCAGTTCTGCAACGTACTGGACACCGACCTCAGCGCCTTCCAGAAAACCGTCGACGTGAACATTCGCGGCTACTTCTTCATGTCGGTTGAAGCCGGCAAACTGATGCGCGAACACGGTGGCGGCAGCATCATCAACGTCGCCTCGATCAACGGTATTTCGCCGGGGATCTTCCAGGGCATCTACTCGGTGACCAAGGCTGCCGTGATCAACATGACCAAAGTCTTCGCCAAGGAATGCGCGCAATTCGGCATCCGTTGCAACGCCTTGCTGCCGGGTCTGACCGACACCAAATTTGCTTCGGCTCTGGTGAAAAACGACGCCATTCTGCAAACCGCGCTGCAGCAGATTCCGCTCAAGCGTGTGGCGGATCCGAGCGAGATGGCAGGGGCGGTGTTGTATCTGGCGAGTGATGCTTCGAGCTATACGACTGGGGTTTCGTTGAATGTGGATGGTGGATTTCTGTCCTGA
- a CDS encoding Gfo/Idh/MocA family protein, protein MRELGIGLIGTGFMGRAHALAFRNVSAVFELPLNLKLAALADADPQRARHCADAWGFDTAHSDWQQLINDPKVNLIAITTPNHLHYPMAMAALAAGKPVYCEKPLAVNLEQASAMRLAAKAAGVVTRVGYNYQHNPIIGLARDLIQSGALGQIISFQGEFSEDFMADPVSPWSWRCDASYAGGALADLGSHLLAMARHLLGDVEAVCADTQTVHAQRPATSGGQEQREVAVDDQVHALLRFANGARGTFSSSWLKHGYKNHLSFEISGTQGTLAFDQERLNELRMYRAGQGGFQRLLAGPDLPGYAAFSPAPGHQLGYNELKTLEVHELVMALAGLGQDGTDFEQAWEVERLATAIRLAALESRWVRIEEV, encoded by the coding sequence ATGCGCGAACTCGGTATCGGACTCATCGGCACAGGTTTCATGGGCCGCGCCCACGCCTTGGCCTTTCGCAACGTCAGCGCCGTTTTTGAATTACCGCTGAACCTCAAACTCGCCGCCCTCGCCGACGCCGACCCGCAACGCGCGCGCCACTGCGCCGACGCCTGGGGCTTCGATACCGCTCACAGCGACTGGCAACAGCTGATCAATGACCCCAAGGTCAACCTGATCGCCATCACCACCCCTAACCATCTGCACTACCCCATGGCCATGGCCGCCCTCGCCGCCGGCAAGCCGGTGTACTGCGAAAAGCCGTTGGCGGTGAACCTCGAACAGGCCAGCGCAATGCGTCTGGCTGCTAAAGCCGCAGGCGTGGTAACGCGGGTCGGTTACAACTACCAACACAACCCGATCATCGGTCTGGCTCGCGATTTGATCCAAAGCGGCGCGTTGGGGCAGATCATCAGTTTCCAGGGCGAATTCAGCGAAGACTTCATGGCCGACCCCGTATCACCCTGGTCCTGGCGCTGCGACGCCAGTTACGCCGGCGGTGCCTTGGCGGACCTGGGCAGTCACTTGCTGGCCATGGCCCGTCATCTGCTGGGCGACGTCGAGGCGGTGTGCGCGGATACCCAGACCGTACATGCACAACGCCCCGCAACGTCAGGTGGCCAGGAGCAACGTGAGGTCGCGGTCGACGATCAGGTCCACGCGTTGCTGCGATTCGCCAACGGTGCGCGAGGGACGTTCAGCAGCAGCTGGCTCAAACACGGTTACAAGAATCACCTGAGTTTCGAAATCAGCGGCACCCAGGGCACCCTGGCGTTCGATCAGGAACGTTTGAATGAACTGCGGATGTATCGCGCAGGGCAAGGCGGTTTCCAACGGCTGCTGGCCGGGCCGGATTTACCGGGTTATGCCGCCTTCAGCCCGGCGCCGGGGCATCAGTTGGGTTACAACGAACTCAAGACCCTTGAAGTGCATGAGTTGGTGATGGCGCTGGCCGGCCTGGGTCAGGACGGGACAGATTTCGAACAAGCGTGGGAAGTCGAACGCTTGGCGACGGCGATTCGTTTGGCGGCACTAGAGTCGCGGTGGGTCAGGATCGAGGAAGTCTGA
- a CDS encoding DUF1652 domain-containing protein, protein MSDLVQLRMQLERSFLPLACECALAGDNSLTVKLYHPATGQVDLVVSGLNVATLRTPEAVAALIEELRYELESSGLNRSSAL, encoded by the coding sequence ATGAGTGACCTGGTGCAATTGCGTATGCAGTTGGAGCGGAGCTTTTTGCCGTTGGCCTGTGAGTGTGCGCTTGCCGGGGATAATTCGTTGACGGTGAAGCTTTACCATCCGGCGACAGGGCAGGTGGATCTGGTGGTCAGCGGGTTGAACGTGGCGACGCTCCGGACGCCGGAGGCAGTGGCGGCGTTGATTGAAGAGCTGCGCTATGAGCTTGAAAGCAGTGGCTTGAATCGATCCTCCGCTCTTTAG
- a CDS encoding helix-turn-helix transcriptional regulator, whose amino-acid sequence MSQDILTTETNRRQLQQIIAGLSDGVILLELDQTILWANDAALAMHGVSRIGELGANAKEYAQRFALRYRNNHPVAPENYPISRVARGETFSDVLIELTPVENDERTWVHSVRSMVLADRAGEPESLVLIMNDVTEWASAEQRFEKIFNANPAPAVICRLSDLRYIKVNQGFLEMTGYARDQVIGASTYELDVLERAENKDLAKQRLRDGATIPQMQAELQLPDGGSKQVIVAGQPLELNDEACMLFSFVNMELRHKAEIALRQSEERFAKAFRLTPVPILVCRAADQVVMDVNEAFLESLAFPNDEVLGKTVAQLGFIDDAGARTRLFATLEKSGRVDRVDVRVRRKDAGLIDCAVSADTVNIQDGSCYLLVLMDITERKRTELELVSAIEEVMKDASWFSRTLIEKLANVKNVNSPQLPSVSFTDLTARERDVLGLICEGLADKEIAARLKLAPNTVRNHVSTVYSKLDVHSRSEAIVWARERGLFSGVKRIKGQR is encoded by the coding sequence ATGAGCCAGGACATCCTGACCACCGAAACCAATCGCCGCCAGTTGCAGCAGATCATTGCCGGGCTGTCCGATGGGGTGATTTTGCTGGAGCTCGACCAGACCATTCTTTGGGCCAATGACGCCGCGCTGGCCATGCACGGTGTCAGTCGGATCGGTGAACTGGGCGCCAATGCCAAGGAGTACGCGCAGCGGTTTGCCTTGCGTTATCGCAACAATCACCCGGTAGCGCCGGAGAATTATCCGATCAGCCGCGTTGCCCGTGGCGAGACGTTCAGCGATGTGCTGATCGAGTTGACGCCAGTCGAAAACGATGAGCGCACCTGGGTCCACAGCGTGCGCAGCATGGTGTTGGCCGACCGCGCCGGTGAGCCGGAGTCGTTGGTGCTGATCATGAACGACGTCACCGAATGGGCCAGCGCCGAGCAGCGTTTCGAAAAGATCTTCAATGCCAACCCGGCCCCGGCGGTGATCTGTCGCCTCAGCGATTTGCGCTACATCAAAGTCAACCAGGGCTTCCTGGAAATGACTGGCTATGCCCGTGATCAGGTGATCGGCGCTTCGACCTATGAGTTGGATGTGCTGGAGCGCGCTGAAAACAAGGATCTGGCCAAGCAGCGTTTGCGTGACGGGGCAACCATTCCGCAGATGCAGGCCGAACTGCAATTGCCCGACGGCGGCAGCAAGCAGGTGATCGTTGCCGGGCAACCGCTTGAGCTCAACGACGAAGCTTGCATGCTGTTTTCCTTCGTCAACATGGAGCTTCGGCACAAGGCCGAAATCGCCCTGCGCCAGAGCGAGGAACGGTTCGCCAAAGCGTTTCGCCTCACTCCGGTGCCGATCCTGGTGTGCCGCGCCGCCGACCAAGTGGTGATGGACGTCAACGAAGCCTTCCTCGAGTCCCTCGCATTTCCCAATGATGAAGTGCTCGGCAAGACCGTGGCGCAACTCGGCTTCATTGATGACGCGGGCGCTCGCACGCGACTGTTTGCGACCCTGGAGAAAAGCGGGCGGGTGGATCGTGTCGATGTTCGGGTGCGCAGGAAGGATGCCGGGCTGATTGATTGTGCGGTCTCGGCGGACACCGTGAACATTCAGGATGGCTCTTGCTACCTGCTGGTGTTGATGGACATCACCGAGCGCAAACGCACCGAGCTGGAGTTGGTGTCGGCGATCGAAGAGGTGATGAAAGATGCGTCCTGGTTCAGCCGCACGCTGATCGAAAAACTCGCCAACGTGAAGAACGTCAATTCGCCGCAGTTGCCCAGTGTGTCGTTCACCGACCTGACCGCCCGGGAGCGCGATGTGCTCGGCCTGATCTGTGAAGGCCTGGCTGACAAGGAGATTGCTGCGCGTCTGAAGCTGGCACCCAATACGGTGCGCAATCATGTGTCGACGGTGTATTCCAAACTCGATGTGCATAGCCGTAGCGAGGCGATTGTCTGGGCTCGCGAGCGAGGTCTGTTCTCCGGCGTGAAGCGGATCAAGGGGCAACGTTAA